One window of Quercus robur chromosome 5, dhQueRobu3.1, whole genome shotgun sequence genomic DNA carries:
- the LOC126727464 gene encoding cytochrome P450 76T24-like, with protein MDYYIVFLLILPFVWASIHVFTSNLASRKSGLPTLPPGPYPIPIIGNIFKLGNLPHQAVAKLSKTYGPLMTLKLGSITTIVISSPNIAKEALQKNDQAFSSRTIPNMAKIFDHHKVSMGWIPTNSHWRNLRKACVMEIFALQRLEATQALRQTKVKELLDYINQSCKSGAPIDVGQVVFTTALNAMSNTFVSIDLAQYGSNLSHEFQHLVYCLAQEAGKPNLADFFPALSLVDPQGIRKRTRIYFAKLFGIFDSIINERVQLRASSKGPKTSNDVLDSLLTLNEEDNSKISLRDIKHLILDLFIAGIDTTSSTVEWAMALLLHNPEKMVKAQDELEEVLGNNGKVQESDISKFHYLQAIVKETFRLHPPAPFLVPRKAVADVEICDFIVPKNAQILINVWAMGRDLSIWPNPNLFMPERFLEHGIEFKGQDFELIPFGAGRRICPGLPLANRMVHLMLASLVHNFAWKLPDEMKPEDMDMEEMFGLTLHKAKPLQAIPITSL; from the exons ATGGACTACTACATAGTATTTTTGCTGATACTTCCCTTTGTGTGGGCATCCATTCATGTCTTCACCTCCAATCTAGCAAGCCGGAAGTCTGGCTTGCCCACACTCCCCCCAGGCCCCTACCCTATTCCAATTATTGGTAACATCTTTAAACTTGGCAACTTACCCCACCAAGCCGTTGCCAAGCTCTCCAAAACTTATGGACCCTTAATGACTCTCAAGCTTGGGAGCATAACAACCATAGTCATTTCCTCTCCAAACATAGCAAAAGAAGCACTTCAAAAAAATGACCAAGCCTTCTCTAGCCGAACCATCCCAAATATGGCCAAAATTTTTGACCACCACAAAGTTTCAATGGGGTGGATACCCACAAATTCTCACTGGAGGAACCTTAGGAAAGCTTGTGTCATGGAAATATTTGCTCTACAACGTCTCGAAGCCACACAAGCCCTTCGACAAACAAAGGTCAAAGAACTACTTGACTATATTAACCAAAGTTGCAAAAGCGGTGCACCCATTGATGTTGGTCAAGTAGTGTTCACAACAGCCCTCAATGCCATGTCAAACACTTTCGTCTCTATTGACTTGGCCCAATATGGTTCAAATTTGTCCCATGAGTTCCAGCACCTTGTCTATTGTCTAGCCCAAGAAGCTGGAAAGCCAAATCTTGCGGACTTTTTCCCAGCACTTAGTTTAGTTGACCCCCAAGGTATCCGCAAAAGGACAAGGATTTATTTCGCAAAACTATTTGGTATTTTTGATAGTATTATCAATGAACGAGTACAATTAAGAGCTTCATCAAAGGGTCCTAAAACAAGCAACGATGTACTAGATTCGCTCCTCACTCTCAACGAAGAAGACAATTCAAAGATAAGCCTCCGCGATATCAAACATTTGATTCTG GACTTATTTATTGCAGGGATTGACACAACATCAAGCACAGTAGAATGGGCAATGGCATTGTTATTACACAACCCAGAAAAAATGGTAAAAGCCCAAGATGAGCTTGAAGAAGTCCTAGGCAATAATGGGAAAGTCCAAGAATCAGATATCTCTAAGTTCCATTATCTTCAAGCTATAGTGAAAGAAACCTTTCGATTGCACCCACCAGCTCCTTTTCTAGTTCCTCGTAAGGCTGTGGCAGACGTAGAAATATGTGACTTCATTGTGCCCAAAAATGCGCAAATACTCATAAATGTGTGGGCAATGGGAAGAGACCTAAGCATATGgccaaatccaaatttatttatgcCTGAAAGGTTTTTAGAGCATGGCATTGAGTTTAAGGGCCAAGATTTTGAACTAATTCCATTTGGAGCTGGAAGAAGGATATGCCCTGGATTGCCATTAGCTAACCGAATGGTGCACTTGATGTTGGCTTCTCTTGTTCACAACTTTGCTTGGAAGCTCCCAGATGAGATGAAGCCAGAAGACATGGACATGGAGGAGATGTTTGGGCTTACTTTACATAAGGCAAAGCCCCTCCAAGCTATTCCCATCACATCCTTGTAA
- the LOC126728860 gene encoding fasciclin-like arabinogalactan protein 14, which translates to MCVIRLLAFFLLFSSSKAFNITKILSLQPDFSTFNNYLTQALLASEINSRQTITVLVVENSAMSALSGKSNDIIKKVLSLHVVLDYYDVQKLQHLPNKTSMLTTLFQSSGQAKGLLGFLNVTAANTGGVSIASAAGSGVGASLVKAVVSQPYNISVVQISTVIMPSAIIGPTPPSSSPSPTPRVSPAQPPSSKPPAAASPTTGTAPAPSNGTTGTAPSPSTTGTAPAPSNATTAPSPSNAMTPSANAPADSNAPAADSPVGTPPPGAANGPTADGPPSDTADAPNGNTATKSGRISFAVVVMTISFPTLLVGSIM; encoded by the coding sequence ATGTGTGTCATCAGGTTGCTtgctttcttccttctcttctcttcctcaAAAGCTTTTAACATCACCAAAATACTTTCCCTACAACCAGATTTTAGCACTTTCAATAACTATTTGACACAAGCCCTACTAGCCAGTGAGATCAATAGCCGCCAAACCATTACTGTCCTTGTTGTTGAGAATTCAGCAATGTCAGCCTTATCTGGAAAATCCAATGACATTATCAAAAAGGTCTTGAGCTTACATGTTGTGCTTGATTACTATGATGTCCAAAAGCTCCAACATTTACCAAACAAAACTTCCATGCTTACCACATTGTTCCAGTCCAGTGGCCAAGCTAAAGGCCTACTAGGTTTCTTGAATGTCACGGCAGCAAACACAGGTGGTGTATCAATAGCTTCTGCTGCTGGATCAGGTGTTGGTGCTTCTTTAGTTAAAGCTGTAGTGTCTCAACCTTATAATATCTCAGTGGTGCAAATTAGTACTGTCATAATGCCTTCAGCCATTATTGGCCCGACTCCACCTTCTTCATCACCTTCTCCTACGCCACGTGTAAGTCCGGCACAGCCTCCCTCTAGTAAGCCACCTGCTGCAGCGTCTCCAACGACAGGTACTGCTCCCGCTCCCTCCAATGGAACGACAGGTACTGCTCCCTCTCCTTCAACGACAGGTACTGCTCCCGCTCCTTCCAATGCAACGACAGCTCCCTCTCCTTCCAATGCAATGACGCCTTCTGCAAATGCCCCAGCAGATAGTAATGCGCCTGCCGCTGATTCGCCAGTCGGTACCCCTCCACCAGGTGCGGCAAATGGACCTACTGCCGATGGTCCTCCATCCGACACAGCGGATGCACCTAATGGGAACACAGCTACTAAGTCTGGGAGGATCAGTTTTGCAGTTGTTGTTATGACAATTTCGTTTCCCACTTTGCTTGTGGGTTCAATAATGTGA